One window of the Triticum dicoccoides isolate Atlit2015 ecotype Zavitan chromosome 3B, WEW_v2.0, whole genome shotgun sequence genome contains the following:
- the LOC119274580 gene encoding L-Ala-D/L-amino acid epimerase-like, whose amino-acid sequence MDGSISTTTSSSSPLRFAKKPPSPRPLLNPAPRLARRQPTRLRAISPSPSPPTPTPPQQQQQTMEAFGFDALKETFSVDVAAAEARPLNVPLAAPFTIASSRLEAVANVAVRVELSSGAVGWGEAPVLPSVTAEDQPAALAAVGRACAALVAARGAPLGAVLQDVADALPGHAFASARAGVEMAVIDAVANSIRIPLWRLFGGASNSVTTDITIPIVTPNEAAQLAAKYRGQGFQTLKLKVGKNLNSDIEVLKAIRLVHPDCSFILDANEGYTANQAIEVLDRLNEMGVTPVLFEQPVHRDDWEGLRDVSIAAMEKYRVAVAADESCRGLLDAQKIIHGNLAHVINIKLAKLGVLGALEVIDAARKAGIALMIGGMVETRIAMGFAGHLAAGLGCFSFIDLDTPLLLSEDPVYGGYEASGPVYKFKNARGHGGFLHLDNNNGWK is encoded by the exons ATGGACGGCTCCATCTCCAccaccacatcctcctcctcccctctccgCTTCGCCAAGAAACCTCCCAGCCCGAGGCCCCTCCTCAACCCCGCCCCACGCCTCGCCCGCCGCCAGCCCACCCGCCTCCGCGCCAtctcgccgtcgccgtcccctccgACCCCGACGCCGCCGCAGCAGCAACAGCAGACGATGGAGGCGTTCGGCTTCGACGCGCTCAAGGAGACCTTCTCGGTGGACGTGGCGGCGGCCGAGGCGCGCCCGCTCAACGTGCCGCTCGCCGCGCCCTTCACCATCGCCTCCTCGCGCCTCGAGGCCGTCGCCAACGTCGCCGTGCGGGTCGAGCTCTCCAGCGGCGCCGTCGGCTGGGGCGAGGCCCCGGTCCTCCCCTCCGTCACCGCCGAGGACCAGCCGGCCGCGCTCGCCGCCGTCGGACGCGCCTGCGCCGCGCTcgtggccgcgcggggcgcgcccCTCGGCGCCGTGCTCCAGGACGTCGCCGACGCGCTGCCCGGACACGCCTTCGCGTCG GCCAGGGCAGGAGTGGAGATGGCAGTGATTGACGCAGTTGCTAACAGCATCCGCATACCCTTGTGGAGATTATTTGGGGGAGCATCGAACAGTGTGACGACAGACATCACG ATTCCAATTGTTACCCCAAATGAAGCCGCTCAATTGGCTGCAAAATATCGGGGACAAGGGTTTCAAACTCTGAAGCTCaaagtaggaaaaaatttgaaCTCAGACATTGAAGTTCTGAAGGCTATAAGGCTTGTCCATCCTGACTGCTCATTTATCTTGGATGCAAATGAAGGGTACACAGCAAACCAAGCAATTGAAGTCCTTGACAGACTAAACG AAATGGGAGTAACTCCTGTACTCTTTGAGCAACCAGTTCATAGAGATGACTGGGAAGGTCTCCGTGATGTTAGCATTGCTGCTATGGAGAAATACAGAGTTGCTGTTGCTGCTGATGAAAGCTGCCGCGGTTTACTTGATGCTCAAAAAATAATACATGGAAATCTTGCTCATGTTATTAACATCAAACTGGCAAAGTTAGGGGTTCTTGGAGCCCTCGAAGTAATTGATGCCGCAAGAAAAGCTGGTATTGCACTTATGATTGGTGGTATGGTGGAGACTAGGATTGCCATGGGCTTTGCCGGCCATCTCGCTGCTGGGCTTGGTTGTTTCAG TTTTATTGACCTGGACACACCTCTTTTATTGTCCGAAGATCCAGTGTACGGTGGCTATGAAG CTTCTGGACCTGTCTACAAGTTTAAGAATGCTCGAGGCCATGGCGGTTTCCTTCATTTGGACAACAATAATGGATGG AAATGA